In the genome of Pangasianodon hypophthalmus isolate fPanHyp1 chromosome 23, fPanHyp1.pri, whole genome shotgun sequence, one region contains:
- the ndufs5 gene encoding NADH dehydrogenase [ubiquinone] iron-sulfur protein 5 isoform X1: MPFVDLQSRLGINLDHWILAQSGEQPYKRATRCHAFEKEWIECGHGIGQTRAKKECKLEFEDFYECMHRQKTNKRLHEIRKQRDKLIKEGSYTPPAHHTGNEEHRP; encoded by the exons ATGCCGTTCGTTGACCTTCAGTCTAGGCTGGGAATCAACTTGGACCACTGGATCCTGGCCCAGAGCGGGGAGCAGCCTTACAAACGAGCCACACGCTGCCACGCCTTTGAGAAGGAGTGGATCGAGTGTGGCCATGGCATCGGTCAGACCCGTGCTAAGAAAGAATGCAAACTCGAGTTTGAAGATTTCTACGAGTGTATGCACCGACAAAAGACG AACAAGCGCTTGCATGAGATCCGGAAGCAGAGGGACAAGCTGATTAAAGAAGGCTCATACACACCTCCTGCACATCACACTGGCAATGAAGAACATCGGCCCTGA
- the ndufs5 gene encoding NADH dehydrogenase [ubiquinone] iron-sulfur protein 5 isoform X2, translated as MPFVDLQSRLGINLDHWILAQSGEQPYKRATRCHAFEKEWIECGHGIGQTRAKKECKLEFEDFYECMHRQKTRNVSSFHHAEVDRDKA; from the exons ATGCCGTTCGTTGACCTTCAGTCTAGGCTGGGAATCAACTTGGACCACTGGATCCTGGCCCAGAGCGGGGAGCAGCCTTACAAACGAGCCACACGCTGCCACGCCTTTGAGAAGGAGTGGATCGAGTGTGGCCATGGCATCGGTCAGACCCGTGCTAAGAAAGAATGCAAACTCGAGTTTGAAGATTTCTACGAGTGTATGCACCGACAAAAGACG AGAAATGTGTCGAGCTTTCACCATGCTGAGGTGGACAGAGATAAGGCTTAA